A genomic segment from Maniola jurtina chromosome 16, ilManJurt1.1, whole genome shotgun sequence encodes:
- the LOC123873063 gene encoding poly(A) RNA polymerase, mitochondrial-like — translation MSVLLQTGKVYLLRKAFNNSFSKYIFHRKKSDVSRKFISFDEIVAQRRAEARRSLVVQVNSESSFNELYGYCSKYASIDDIHHYKNSGGEHFMLIEFSTEENLKDILQSCSSHQKDLDVMGVQSPFLWFRATTGVKEKYPQSVKELAVKDGSLRVNEEVLFEELLNCETVSDQIQMLYDRTVLNDIGVRLRYMVARQLEIIFSSLYANIKVQPFGSSVNGFGKMGCDLDLVLTNTLNDNMTSPNHRLVYQEKKSEGGRSPWQRHMELVGALLEMRVPGASRVQKILNARVPIVKYSHDLVDVDCDLCCNNTSGVYMSELLWQLGSLDPRVRPLTCVVRCWARAVGLTNAHPGRWLTNFPLTLLVLFFLQQKDHGPVLPTLKHLVDLAGKDDIRIAEENLNCTFLRDLDRLPSESYAQNDDDLQTLLFKFFEFYSQFDFQDKAISLNEGKPIRKPNSHPLYVVNPLEQALNVSRNVSYEECERLRLEVRNAAWHLESCMDGHKSDDWGILGLVEQKSSRGLKKLLRVGNSHRLVSVKDLFNESDDVEPSEQGIRSKMEKYKKTDKLTGASVSEMKFKEKKSEMRFKNSQTAKEVYRIRRNKLI, via the exons atgtctgTGTTATTGCAGACAGGAAAAGTGTATTTGTTAAGGAAGGCATTCAACAATAGCTTCagtaaatatatatttcatAGAAAAAAGTCGG ATGTATCACGGAAATTTATTAGTTTTGATGAGATTGTGGCTCAAAGAAGAGCGGAGGCGCGCCGAAGCCTCGTAGTTCAAGTGAATTCAGAGTCCTCGTTTAACGAATTGTATGGATATTGTTCTAAATATGCGTCTATTGATGACATTCATCATTATAAGAATTCTGGAGGAGAG caTTTTATGCTCATAGAATTTAGTACAGAAGAAAACCTAAAAGACATATTACAGTCATGTAGTTCACACCAAAAAGACCTTGATGTTATGGGAGTACAGTCACCTTTCCTCTGGTTCCGAGCTACCACAGGCGTCAAAGAGAAATATCCACAGAGTGTAAAAGAACTGGCAGTCAAAGATGGTAGTTTGAGAGTCAATGAAGAAGTGTTATTTGAGGAGCTGTTGAATTGTGAGACAGTCTCAGACCAAATACAGATGCTGTATGATAGAACTGTGTTGAATGATATAGGAGTGAGGCTGAGATACATGGTTGCTAGACAG TTGGAAATTAtatttagcagtctatatgCAAACATTAAAGTACAACCTTTTGGTTCATCTGTCAATGGATTTGGAAAGATGGGATGTGATCTTGATCTAGTTCTTACTAACACTTTGAATGATAATATG aCATCACCAAACCATCGGCTAGTATATCAAGAGAAGAAATCCGAAGGCGGGCGAAGTCCCTGGCAGAGACACATGGAGCTAGTTGGTGCTTTGTTAGAGATGCGAGTGCCCGGCGCCTCTCGAGTGCAGAAGATACTCAATGCCAGAGTTCCTATTGTGAAGTACTCACACGATTTGGTTGATGTTGATTGCGATCTGTGCTGTAACAATAC GTCGGGGGTGTACATGTCGGAGCTTCTCTGGCAGCTGGGCTCGTTGGACCCGCGAGTGCGTCCGTTGACGTGCGTCGTGCGGTGCTGGGCGCGCGCCGTCGGGCTGACCAACGCGCACCCGGGGCGTTGGCTCACCAACTTCCCGCTAACGCTGCTGGTGCTGTTCTTCCTGCAGCAGAAGGACCATGGGCCCGTGCTGCCGACTTTGAAACACCTGGTTGATTTAGCTG GCAAAGACGACATAAGAATAGCTGAAGAGAACCTCAACTGCACGTTTCTGCGAGACCTCGACAGACTACCTTCAGAGTCCTACGCACAAAACGACGACGACTTACAAACATTACTCTTCAAATTCTTTGAGTTTTACTCACAGTTTGATTTCCAAGACAAAGCCATATCCCTTAACGAAGGAAAACCTATTCGGAAACCTAATTCCCATCCCTTGTACGTAGTTAACCCTCTAGAACAAGCCCTGAATGTCAGCAGGAATGTTAGTTACGAGGAATGTGAAAGGTTACGTTTAGAAGTAAGAAATGCCGCTTGGCATCTAGAATCTTGCATGGATGGACACAAATCAGACGACTGGGGTATCTTAGGTCTTGTAGAACAAAAATCTTCCAGAGGATTAAAAAAGTTACTAAGAGTAGGCAATTCACATAGATTAGTATCCGTCAAAGACTTGTTTAACGAAAGTGACGATGTTGAACCCTCGGAGCAGGGAATAAGGTCGAAAATGGAGAAATACAAAAAGACTGATAAGTTAACGGGGGCGAGTGTGAGCGAGATGAAATTTAAGGAGAAAAAGAGCGAGATGAGGTTCAAAAACAGTCAGACTGCCAAAGAGGTGTATAGGATACGAAGGAATAAACTTATATGA
- the LOC123873069 gene encoding ribosome-recycling factor, mitochondrial produces the protein MTTRLLGRMLLPIIINTRIKPANLVRGSVRVVSTSVNFISVRNYAKSKDRGKDKKSKGGGKVEINPTIMSELVAVEKLKERCQSAIENMKEDFAKNLSLRSTTGAIDSLPIKYDGKEYELQELAQIVRKNPKTIVINFASFPQVIPDVLKAIYNSGLNLNPQQDGTTLYVPVPKVTKEHREALAKNAKALYIKCRDTVKDIQNEYIKKNKKQTGVSEDLVFNVNKQITALCEQYLEEAKNIYNAKHDELLGK, from the coding sequence ATGACGACCAGGCTTTTGGGGCGGATGCTTCTTccaataattataaatacacGAATAAAACCAGCAAACCTCGTACGAGGCAGTGTAAGAGTGGTTTCTACTTCTGTAAACTTTATATCAGTTAGAAACTATGCTAAAAGTAAAGACCGAGGGAAGGACAAGAAAAGTAAAGGGGGAGGAAAAGTGGAGATCAATCCCACAATCATGTCAGAGTTAGTGGCTGTGGAGAAGCTCAAAGAAAGATGTCAGAGTGCCATTGAAAATATGAAAGAAGATTTTGCTAAAAACCTTTCTCTACGGTCGACGACCGGCGCTATAGACTCATTACCAATTAAATATGATGGCAAAGAATATGAGCTGCAAGAACTAGCACAAATAGTTAGAAAGAACCCTAAAACTATTGTTATAAACTTTGCCTCCTTCCCACAAGTAATACCAGATGTTTTAAAGGCAATTTACAATTCTGGGCTGAATTTAAATCCACAACAAGATGGCACAACTTTGTATGTCCCTGTACCTAAAGTTACAAAGGAGCACAGAGAGGCGTTAGCAAAAAATGCTAAAGCTCTATACATCAAATGCAGAGACACAGTCAAAGACATTCAGAATGAGTATATCAAGAAGAATAAAAAGCAAACTGGTGTCTCGGaagatttagtttttaatgtaaataaacaaataacagCGCTATGTGAACAGTACTTGGAGGAAGCAAAAAATATCTACAATGCTAAGCATGATGAACTGTTGGGGAAATAA